A single Haloplasma contractile SSD-17B DNA region contains:
- a CDS encoding AraC family transcriptional regulator — MYFKINTGTLPKVTFIGHVKYQTKWKHFERISDEYILFIVNGGDLYIKEGETHYHLTKGDILVLEPEKRHIGYKASACDYYYIHFKIDDIEYEYKNDKELDNMIYHNKSPYFNDQKEFKDFYLYLPKHYSVKDLNSFYKIINDVEEGAEDYYNGNDFHAVLCATRLIEIFIRLYRLILNEKNNKFYKKVSKTFFTAQQVKKFIESNSYRQVTKEMVVEKFEFNYDYLNRLFKKYNGCSIQQYLQLKKIEKAKEILLNNDVKISVVAYLVGIDNPYYFSKLFKKYVGIPPLEFYKNARLDKKTKL; from the coding sequence ATGTACTTCAAAATAAACACAGGTACACTACCAAAAGTAACCTTTATTGGTCATGTAAAATATCAGACTAAATGGAAACACTTTGAACGCATATCCGATGAGTACATCTTGTTTATAGTAAACGGTGGTGATTTGTATATTAAAGAAGGGGAAACACACTATCATTTAACTAAAGGTGACATTTTGGTGTTAGAACCTGAGAAGAGGCATATTGGATATAAAGCTTCTGCATGTGATTATTACTATATTCACTTTAAAATTGATGATATAGAATACGAATACAAGAATGATAAAGAGTTGGACAATATGATTTACCATAATAAATCACCTTATTTTAATGATCAAAAAGAGTTTAAAGATTTCTATTTGTATTTACCTAAACATTATAGTGTTAAGGATTTAAATTCCTTTTATAAAATAATTAATGACGTAGAAGAAGGTGCTGAGGACTATTATAATGGAAATGACTTTCATGCTGTACTATGCGCGACTCGTTTAATTGAAATTTTTATTCGTTTATATCGCTTAATTTTAAATGAGAAAAATAATAAATTTTACAAAAAGGTTTCTAAAACTTTTTTCACAGCACAACAAGTTAAAAAATTTATTGAATCAAACTCTTATAGACAGGTTACAAAAGAAATGGTTGTGGAAAAGTTCGAATTCAACTACGATTATTTAAATCGTTTGTTTAAGAAGTATAATGGTTGTAGTATTCAACAATATCTTCAATTAAAGAAAATAGAAAAAGCAAAAGAAATACTATTAAATAATGATGTGAAGATTTCTGTCGTTGCGTATTTAGTTGGGATCGATAATCCCTATTATTTCAGTAAGTTATTTAAAAAATATGTCGGAATACCACCACTTGAATTTTATAAAAATGCTCGTTTAGATAAAAAGACAAAATTATAG
- a CDS encoding alpha-glycosidase, with amino-acid sequence MTINKHAIYHQTKSNFSYMYDNETLHIRIKTAKNDVDSVRIVYGDVFNWGALPMATNQQKEDDSSDNKKWGWKRQSDDDEFLVKEYSTDLYDFWFCEIKPKYKRVKYAFIINEIFMYGPREIVDLNEKPEKEFDMGNHFNYPFLNDIDRFTGPDWVKETIWYQIFPERFANGDETNDPRHVKPWGSIQKVTNNMFFGGDLEGIISKLDYIKELGANGIYFTPIFNSPSTHKYDTENYYEIDPQFGDIETFKRLVKEAHKRGIKVMLDAVFNHCGFTHRFWQDVLEHGEHSRYKDYFHIKQFPLFDGNPGDFRFEEGKSELNYHAFAFAHRMPKLNTENPELRDYLIDVARFWIKECDIDAWRLDVSNEVDHYFWREFKKACDAEKEDFYIVGENWDDSTPWLSGDQFQSVMNYEFTFPCWHFFGYNNLNAEEFTTAINRVLTLYPKNVQEQLFNLLDSHDTTRILTTCGNNRDRVKLAYLFQMTFGGTPSIYYGGEIGLEGEHDPDNRRCMIWDEEKQDLSMFKFLQTLIKLRKTYSAFKTVDIDWIDADAEKNYLVYKKKSSDETVYVFMNNSQHPVTIDTPVELIDSTVTDLYNQEKITLGKEVTLGKYDFMIVK; translated from the coding sequence ATGACAATTAATAAGCATGCAATATACCATCAAACAAAGAGTAATTTTTCATATATGTATGACAATGAGACCTTGCATATACGCATTAAAACAGCAAAAAACGATGTAGATTCAGTTCGAATAGTATATGGTGATGTTTTTAATTGGGGAGCACTCCCTATGGCTACAAACCAACAAAAAGAAGACGATTCTAGTGACAATAAAAAATGGGGGTGGAAACGTCAGAGTGATGATGATGAATTTCTTGTTAAAGAATATTCTACTGATTTATATGATTTTTGGTTTTGTGAAATCAAACCAAAATATAAACGTGTGAAATATGCATTTATTATAAATGAAATCTTTATGTATGGTCCGCGAGAAATTGTTGATTTAAACGAGAAACCAGAAAAAGAATTCGATATGGGGAATCACTTTAATTACCCATTCTTGAATGATATCGATAGGTTTACAGGGCCTGACTGGGTTAAAGAGACCATATGGTATCAAATTTTTCCTGAGCGATTTGCAAATGGCGATGAGACTAATGATCCTAGACATGTAAAACCATGGGGTAGTATACAAAAAGTTACAAATAACATGTTTTTCGGTGGAGACTTAGAAGGAATCATATCAAAATTAGACTATATAAAAGAACTCGGTGCTAATGGAATTTACTTTACTCCAATCTTTAATTCTCCATCTACTCACAAGTATGACACAGAAAACTATTATGAGATTGATCCACAATTTGGTGATATTGAAACATTTAAACGTTTAGTAAAAGAAGCGCACAAACGTGGAATTAAAGTCATGTTAGATGCTGTATTTAATCATTGTGGTTTTACACATCGTTTCTGGCAAGACGTTTTAGAACACGGTGAACACTCGAGATATAAAGACTATTTCCACATTAAGCAATTTCCTTTATTTGATGGAAATCCTGGTGACTTCCGATTTGAAGAAGGAAAATCAGAATTAAATTATCATGCGTTTGCCTTTGCTCATCGCATGCCTAAACTTAATACCGAGAATCCTGAGTTAAGAGACTATCTAATAGACGTTGCTAGGTTCTGGATAAAAGAATGTGATATTGATGCCTGGCGCTTAGATGTGTCGAATGAAGTGGATCATTACTTCTGGCGAGAATTTAAGAAAGCGTGCGATGCAGAAAAAGAAGACTTCTATATTGTTGGTGAAAACTGGGATGATTCAACACCTTGGCTATCAGGTGATCAGTTCCAATCTGTTATGAACTACGAGTTTACGTTCCCATGTTGGCATTTCTTTGGTTACAATAACCTAAATGCAGAAGAATTTACCACTGCTATTAACCGTGTATTAACACTTTATCCTAAAAATGTTCAAGAACAACTATTTAACCTACTCGACAGTCATGATACAACTCGTATTTTAACAACATGCGGTAATAATAGGGACCGAGTTAAATTAGCCTATCTATTTCAAATGACATTCGGTGGTACACCAAGTATCTATTACGGTGGAGAAATAGGACTCGAAGGTGAACATGACCCAGACAATCGTCGTTGTATGATCTGGGATGAAGAAAAACAAGATTTAAGTATGTTTAAGTTCTTACAAACATTAATTAAACTAAGAAAAACCTACTCTGCTTTTAAGACTGTTGATATTGATTGGATTGATGCAGATGCTGAAAAGAACTACCTTGTGTATAAGAAAAAATCATCTGATGAAACTGTTTATGTGTTTATGAATAATAGTCAACATCCTGTAACGATTGATACTCCGGTTGAACTAATTGATTCTACAGTTACTGATCTTTATAATCAAGAAAAAATTACTTTAGGGAAAGAAGTAACTTTAGGAAAATATGATTTTATGATTGTTAAGTAA
- a CDS encoding pullulanase-associated domain-containing protein, with the protein MKKLLSFLLIMVATIVTFGVSIIDINAEYTEKACDDAKVVVHYKRLDDVYDEVGVWTWGNGDSGSADGVAKSGTDDFGAVIEICVDRSAADSLDDKGAFIPISQNLASDTATWPGDYKDSAGGANIEYDWSSLIDGTVDELHVYFIQGNDGVFVNTDAYSFFNNPTDFARLGRENASLGTITVLYYDPEVRNDETAYDSWTLHTWDTGAEGTAINDSQHSDGLPFQWDYISPDGAEMKVAVINVADDAQDKVGFIVRDPDWNKKYSSDLFIDVTDVKGSGEKVVYYVAGNDHLSYTYDDFMVDYVATLKNVLAPFDAVEGVGTHATSTTTLHIEFQYEAIVDTLADNIVLTDLDSGEEIAMTDLTAVEPVDGKAYVFTANVADELSKDGNYELNYKNGETTVVVDLDNNAPMISYTNKVKLDSTKYDEKNDVYLIEKDSTFNLEDYIRLNIVDDRDGSLIDQLQQTELPDSSIVGNYVLSVSATDSWDNESELLFNFKVFEPAAEEIIEDPVVEEVEEGNFFEDNMALVIGGISIVLITGAAGTMLIKKKY; encoded by the coding sequence ATGAAGAAATTATTATCTTTTCTTTTAATTATGGTTGCTACAATAGTAACTTTTGGGGTTTCTATAATAGATATTAATGCCGAATATACTGAAAAGGCATGTGACGACGCAAAAGTAGTTGTTCATTACAAACGTCTAGATGATGTATATGATGAAGTTGGTGTTTGGACTTGGGGGAATGGTGATTCAGGTTCAGCGGACGGTGTTGCTAAATCAGGAACAGATGATTTTGGAGCTGTAATAGAAATCTGTGTTGATCGTTCTGCAGCAGATTCTTTAGATGACAAAGGTGCGTTTATACCTATTAGTCAAAATCTTGCATCGGACACTGCTACCTGGCCTGGTGACTACAAAGATTCAGCTGGTGGAGCGAATATTGAATACGATTGGTCTTCATTAATTGATGGAACAGTTGATGAGCTGCATGTATACTTTATTCAGGGAAATGATGGAGTGTTTGTAAACACAGATGCTTATTCATTCTTTAACAACCCAACAGATTTCGCGCGTCTTGGACGAGAAAATGCGTCATTAGGAACTATTACTGTTCTATATTACGACCCAGAAGTTCGTAATGATGAAACTGCATACGATAGTTGGACACTTCACACTTGGGATACAGGTGCAGAAGGTACTGCCATAAATGATTCTCAGCATAGTGATGGTCTTCCATTCCAATGGGATTATATCTCTCCAGACGGAGCAGAGATGAAAGTTGCTGTTATCAATGTGGCGGATGATGCTCAAGACAAAGTAGGGTTTATCGTTAGAGACCCTGACTGGAATAAGAAATATTCAAGTGACTTATTCATAGATGTTACGGATGTAAAAGGTAGTGGAGAAAAAGTAGTATACTACGTTGCAGGAAATGATCACTTATCTTACACATATGATGATTTCATGGTAGATTATGTTGCAACGCTTAAGAATGTATTAGCTCCATTTGATGCGGTTGAGGGTGTAGGAACTCATGCAACATCAACTACTACACTACATATTGAATTCCAGTACGAAGCAATTGTGGATACACTTGCAGATAATATTGTACTTACTGATTTAGACTCTGGTGAAGAAATTGCGATGACTGATTTAACTGCAGTTGAACCAGTAGATGGGAAAGCATATGTCTTTACTGCTAATGTAGCTGATGAATTAAGTAAAGACGGAAACTATGAATTAAACTATAAAAATGGTGAAACAACGGTTGTAGTTGATTTAGATAATAATGCACCGATGATTAGTTATACAAATAAGGTTAAATTAGATAGCACTAAGTATGACGAGAAAAACGATGTTTACTTAATTGAAAAAGATTCAACATTTAACTTAGAAGACTATATACGATTAAACATTGTAGATGACCGTGATGGAAGTCTAATAGATCAATTACAACAAACTGAATTACCGGATTCAAGCATAGTAGGAAACTATGTCCTAAGTGTATCTGCTACAGATAGCTGGGACAACGAAAGTGAATTATTATTCAACTTCAAAGTGTTTGAACCAGCTGCTGAAGAAATAATAGAAGACCCAGTAGTAGAAGAAGTAGAAGAAGGTAACTTCTTTGAAGATAACATGGCATTAGTAATCGGTGGTATTTCAATTGTTCTTATCACAGGTGCTGCTGGTACTATGCTTATTAAGAAAAAGTACTAG
- the pulA gene encoding type I pullulanase, with product MKRIIYILLPLLFILIGCNGGQNEEDHTTVVVHYHRVEGDYTDWNVSAWEFYPEKSNEETIQFDKENDFGKVARLDLDGTLKDSERIGIKISKDDNNVDLSKAFIDVLEIDPDENNEIHIWFIEGQSTISFKELSTEPEIKNVELIKKNVISVDIDRKISSSTEIDVTGSFYYGYNIESLDYTEDGTRVLITLDRTFDLTNRRSKVIVGELEETINVDSFYDSDYFIETYTYEGDDLGVTYNDTTQTFMFRVWAPLANEMKVNIYDAGKDGIATTYSMEEDVNGTWVYESSEALFGKYYTYTVSNFDDTFEVVDPYAKSAGINGSRGMIVDLDATNPEYFNTYNRPELVNREDSIIYELHVRDLSTDPNSGIEEVGTFLGIVEEGTSYTDPSTGMSVTTGLDHLKELGITHLHLLPSFDHANNEVNAEFNWGYNPLNYNVPEGSYSTNAYDGNVRVNEFKQMVQKLHQNDIRVVMDVVYNHTGPSQDSNLNKLVPNYYYRLVNGHFANGSGCGNELASERLMVRKLMVDSVSYWATEYNIDGFRFDLMALHDVETMNQIRTTLNEIDDSIIVYGEPWDAGGSPLRGDLKAGKHNIHNMPGVAAFNDTTRDGMKGSPDGTDQGFIQNGYREGDVKFGITGGTSGWAIDPEQVINYASAHDNKTLWDKLTHSAGSYSLEERILMHKQANAIVLTSQGIPFLHAGTDFLRTKDGDHNSYESSDEINQLEWTEKLEYVDVFNYHKGLIELRQAHPAFRMTTKADINENLSFITNTQSGVIGYTIENNANNDAWGTILVLFNGKSNPVDVTVPHNGTWNIVVDENQAGTEVLRQITGNEIQVSAHGTIVAYLD from the coding sequence ATGAAACGTATTATTTATATATTACTCCCATTACTTTTTATCTTAATAGGATGTAATGGAGGACAAAATGAAGAAGATCATACAACTGTAGTTGTTCACTACCATCGTGTAGAAGGGGATTATACGGATTGGAATGTATCAGCTTGGGAATTTTATCCAGAAAAATCCAATGAAGAAACAATCCAGTTTGATAAAGAGAACGACTTTGGTAAGGTCGCTAGACTAGATTTAGATGGCACTTTAAAAGATTCTGAACGTATTGGAATTAAGATTTCTAAGGATGATAATAATGTAGATTTATCAAAGGCCTTTATAGATGTCTTAGAAATAGATCCAGATGAGAATAATGAGATTCATATATGGTTCATAGAAGGACAATCTACAATTAGTTTCAAGGAATTATCTACAGAGCCAGAAATAAAAAATGTAGAGTTAATAAAGAAAAATGTAATTTCAGTTGACATTGACCGTAAAATCTCATCAAGTACTGAAATCGATGTAACAGGAAGTTTCTACTATGGATATAATATCGAATCGCTCGATTATACAGAAGACGGGACGAGAGTACTAATTACCTTAGACAGAACATTTGATTTAACAAATCGCCGTAGTAAAGTAATTGTAGGGGAACTAGAAGAAACGATTAACGTTGATTCGTTCTATGATAGTGATTACTTTATAGAAACATATACGTATGAAGGGGATGACCTAGGTGTAACCTATAATGATACAACTCAAACATTTATGTTTAGGGTATGGGCTCCCTTAGCGAATGAAATGAAAGTTAATATTTATGATGCAGGAAAAGATGGAATCGCAACTACTTATAGCATGGAAGAAGATGTTAATGGTACGTGGGTTTATGAATCGAGTGAAGCATTATTCGGTAAGTATTATACGTATACCGTTTCAAACTTTGATGATACGTTTGAAGTTGTTGATCCATATGCGAAAAGTGCGGGTATCAATGGTTCTCGTGGAATGATCGTTGACTTAGATGCTACAAACCCTGAATATTTTAATACATACAATCGACCAGAGTTAGTGAATCGTGAAGATTCAATTATATACGAGCTTCACGTTCGGGATTTATCAACAGATCCGAACTCTGGAATAGAGGAAGTAGGGACGTTCCTGGGAATAGTAGAGGAAGGAACATCTTATACAGATCCATCAACAGGAATGTCCGTAACAACAGGACTTGATCACCTAAAAGAATTAGGGATTACACATCTTCACTTACTGCCTTCGTTTGATCATGCAAATAACGAAGTAAATGCTGAATTTAACTGGGGTTATAACCCATTAAACTATAATGTACCTGAAGGGTCATACTCAACTAATGCGTACGATGGAAATGTTCGAGTGAATGAATTCAAACAAATGGTACAAAAACTTCACCAAAATGATATCCGTGTTGTTATGGATGTAGTTTACAACCATACAGGTCCATCACAAGATTCTAACTTAAATAAATTAGTACCTAATTATTATTATAGGCTAGTAAATGGTCACTTCGCTAATGGTTCTGGTTGTGGGAACGAATTAGCATCAGAACGTCTTATGGTAAGAAAGTTAATGGTTGATTCTGTTTCATACTGGGCAACGGAATATAACATTGATGGGTTCCGATTTGATTTAATGGCATTACATGATGTAGAGACAATGAATCAAATTAGAACAACATTAAATGAAATAGATGATTCAATTATCGTATATGGTGAACCTTGGGATGCAGGCGGATCACCACTAAGAGGTGATTTAAAAGCAGGAAAACATAATATTCATAATATGCCAGGTGTTGCTGCCTTTAATGATACAACTCGTGATGGTATGAAAGGTTCACCTGATGGAACGGACCAAGGATTTATTCAAAATGGCTATAGAGAAGGTGATGTGAAATTTGGAATCACTGGTGGAACAAGTGGATGGGCTATTGATCCTGAGCAAGTAATTAATTATGCTTCGGCACATGATAACAAAACACTTTGGGATAAACTTACTCATTCAGCTGGTTCATACAGCCTTGAGGAACGAATCTTAATGCATAAGCAAGCAAATGCAATTGTATTAACCTCTCAAGGAATACCATTCTTACATGCAGGAACTGATTTCTTACGTACTAAAGATGGCGATCATAACAGTTATGAATCGTCTGATGAAATCAACCAATTAGAATGGACAGAGAAATTAGAATATGTAGATGTATTTAATTATCACAAAGGACTAATTGAATTAAGACAAGCACACCCTGCATTTAGAATGACTACGAAAGCTGACATCAATGAAAACTTAAGCTTTATCACGAATACTCAATCAGGGGTTATAGGTTATACGATTGAAAACAATGCAAACAATGATGCCTGGGGAACAATTTTAGTGTTATTTAACGGTAAGAGTAACCCAGTAGATGTAACCGTACCACATAATGGAACATGGAATATTGTAGTGGACGAAAACCAAGCTGGAACTGAAGTACTTCGTCAGATTACAGGTAATGAAATTCAAGTTTCTGCTCATGGAACAATTGTTGCATATTTAGATTAA
- the pulA gene encoding type I pullulanase, protein MKLKTILRLLLSLFLVVLVGCTSRVDTTSTTELTDVSVETNHTQQNDDEKLGDKTLVIHYKRTNGDYDDWNLWLWQSRPIDKDGKEYSFTRSDDFGKVARIPLKAELNDSTKIGIIVKKGDWEEKDIDQNRFINTYETDENNEVHVWLLQGEEMIYKNLDNMYLGPRVTAYTINSLREITIETDQEISNQDKIELLGGLENLDIRDVNINTDGMGATLTLAGDFDFSHTDYRILINGSTAKSFKGESLYNTNLFDEFLYYDGDDLGVTYTKSQSSFRVWAPIASEMKLTLYNGGDATKNDIYKQIDMTKSLKGTWVATVDEDLHGKYYTYKVTNHGNTHEVVDPYAKSAGVNGRRGMILDLNTTDPLNWNLTTAKTFVEHEDAIIYELHVRDLSIHETSNVKDEYKGKFMAFTQEGTTYTNEDTGVTVTTGLDHIKELGITHVHLLPAFDYASVDERRNDQFNWGYDPLNFNVPEGSYSTDPYNGEVRVNEFKQMVQSMHQNGIRVVMDVVYNHTGPTHDSNLNKLVPNYYYRIVDGHWSNGSGTGSETASERKMVRKFIVDSVVYWATEYKIDGFRFDLMALHDIETMNQVRAALDEIDPSIIVYGEGWTGGLTPLPWEQQVQKHHISQVPGVGVFNDDIREGLKSGFIQTGDRINDVKFGIVGAIDYYDPNNSNDQTYSDKYTWASDPQQSINYVTSHDNETLWDQIYNTAGHELESTRIQMQKLANSVVLTSQGIPFLHAGVDFLRTKDGEHNSYNLPDEINQLEWDRKAEYNYVFEYYKGLIKLRNEHPAFRLNTREEVIEHFNFIHIETYSDSGEFEIIGYTLNNHANGDDWETILVLFNGNDTERTVDLAEYLDGTWNVVVDENTAGTEILDTVDADSITVAGHGTIIAYK, encoded by the coding sequence ATGAAACTAAAAACAATTCTTCGACTTCTGTTAAGTTTGTTTTTAGTTGTGCTAGTTGGATGTACAAGTCGAGTAGATACAACAAGTACAACAGAACTTACTGATGTATCAGTAGAGACAAATCATACACAGCAAAATGATGATGAGAAACTAGGGGACAAAACGCTTGTCATCCATTATAAACGAACAAATGGGGATTATGATGATTGGAATTTATGGTTATGGCAATCAAGACCAATCGATAAAGATGGGAAAGAGTATTCATTCACTAGAAGTGATGATTTTGGAAAAGTAGCTAGAATTCCACTTAAAGCTGAGTTAAACGATTCAACTAAGATTGGAATAATCGTTAAAAAAGGCGACTGGGAAGAAAAAGATATTGATCAAAATCGATTTATAAATACATATGAGACAGATGAAAACAATGAAGTACATGTATGGCTGCTTCAGGGTGAAGAAATGATTTATAAAAACCTAGATAACATGTACTTGGGACCAAGAGTGACAGCATACACTATTAACTCATTACGAGAAATTACAATCGAGACTGACCAAGAAATATCAAATCAGGATAAGATTGAACTCTTAGGAGGGCTAGAAAATTTAGATATTCGCGATGTAAATATAAACACAGACGGGATGGGAGCAACATTAACACTTGCCGGAGATTTTGATTTTTCACACACAGATTATCGTATCTTAATCAATGGTTCTACTGCAAAATCATTTAAAGGGGAATCACTGTATAATACAAATCTATTTGATGAATTTTTATATTATGATGGTGACGATTTAGGGGTAACTTATACAAAGTCCCAATCATCATTTAGAGTATGGGCTCCTATTGCAAGTGAAATGAAATTAACACTCTACAACGGTGGAGACGCTACTAAGAATGATATCTATAAGCAAATTGATATGACAAAATCATTAAAGGGGACATGGGTAGCAACAGTTGATGAAGACTTACATGGAAAATACTATACGTATAAAGTTACAAATCATGGTAACACTCATGAAGTAGTAGATCCATACGCGAAATCTGCTGGTGTAAATGGAAGGCGTGGAATGATATTAGATTTAAATACAACTGATCCTCTAAATTGGAATTTAACAACAGCCAAAACATTTGTTGAACATGAAGATGCAATAATCTATGAACTTCACGTTAGAGACTTATCTATACATGAAACATCAAATGTAAAAGACGAGTATAAAGGAAAGTTCATGGCATTCACGCAGGAAGGAACAACTTATACGAATGAGGATACTGGTGTAACTGTTACAACAGGACTTGATCACATAAAAGAACTTGGGATTACACACGTACACTTACTTCCTGCATTTGACTACGCTTCAGTTGATGAAAGGCGTAATGATCAATTTAATTGGGGATATGATCCATTAAATTTCAATGTTCCTGAAGGTTCATATTCAACCGATCCATATAATGGAGAAGTTCGTGTAAACGAATTTAAACAAATGGTACAATCTATGCATCAAAACGGTATTCGTGTTGTTATGGATGTTGTATATAATCATACAGGACCCACACACGATTCAAATCTGAATAAATTAGTTCCTAACTATTATTATCGAATAGTAGATGGCCATTGGTCAAATGGTTCAGGTACTGGAAGTGAAACTGCATCTGAACGCAAAATGGTAAGGAAATTTATTGTTGATTCTGTAGTCTACTGGGCAACTGAATATAAAATAGATGGATTTCGTTTTGACCTTATGGCTTTACATGATATTGAAACGATGAACCAGGTACGTGCTGCCTTAGATGAAATTGATCCATCTATTATTGTTTATGGTGAAGGTTGGACTGGTGGACTCACTCCATTACCGTGGGAACAGCAAGTTCAGAAGCATCATATTAGTCAGGTTCCTGGTGTAGGTGTGTTCAATGATGATATCCGGGAAGGACTTAAAAGCGGATTTATTCAAACAGGTGATCGCATTAATGATGTGAAGTTTGGTATTGTTGGAGCAATTGATTATTACGATCCAAACAACTCAAACGACCAAACATATAGCGATAAATACACGTGGGCTAGTGATCCACAACAATCAATTAATTACGTTACATCGCATGATAATGAAACACTTTGGGACCAAATTTATAACACGGCCGGTCACGAATTAGAATCAACTCGTATTCAAATGCAAAAATTAGCAAACTCGGTTGTACTAACATCTCAGGGGATTCCGTTCTTACATGCAGGTGTAGACTTCTTACGTACTAAAGACGGAGAGCATAATAGTTACAATTTACCGGACGAGATTAATCAGTTAGAATGGGATCGTAAAGCAGAATACAACTATGTATTTGAATACTATAAAGGATTAATAAAACTTCGCAATGAACATCCAGCGTTTAGGCTAAATACTCGAGAGGAAGTCATTGAACATTTTAACTTTATCCACATTGAAACCTATTCAGATTCCGGTGAATTTGAAATTATAGGGTATACATTAAACAATCATGCAAATGGTGATGATTGGGAAACAATCTTAGTATTATTTAATGGCAATGACACTGAGAGAACAGTCGATCTAGCAGAATATCTAGATGGTACTTGGAATGTTGTTGTCGATGAAAATACGGCAGGTACTGAAATACTAGACACAGTAGATGCAGATTCAATTACAGTAGCGGGACATGGCACAATTATTGCATATAAATAA
- a CDS encoding AraC family transcriptional regulator has translation MLFYLQKDKFFPNVESIGLSNKLQGFKHKKIHNDDYMIYIVKDGDLYIMENQDEYHLTAGDVFILEPNKTYMGYKKSSCQYFHIQFMSEFSFQVLDNDENSFTKMFINNRKKSLHGTDEESNKDDSKYDIYIPKHFNIKNPNHFLTIENLVNKAIADFNNKFENYYIFVSAIILQILIILSREYVTTIYQTDVNTKHTEKVYFIIEKLLGFINSNYQSKINAEMIEDHMNLNYDYLNKLFKRYMDTTIGKYIQMKRINAAKTLIKDTDLNFSDIAYLVGIDDPYYFSKVFKKQTGVSPTNYASMTRLHA, from the coding sequence ATGTTATTTTATCTTCAAAAAGATAAATTTTTCCCTAACGTTGAGTCAATTGGATTAAGCAATAAATTACAGGGGTTTAAACACAAAAAAATACACAATGATGATTATATGATATATATTGTTAAAGATGGGGATCTATATATTATGGAAAATCAAGACGAGTATCACCTTACGGCTGGTGATGTCTTCATATTGGAACCTAATAAAACATATATGGGATACAAAAAATCAAGTTGTCAATATTTTCATATTCAATTTATGTCTGAGTTTAGTTTTCAAGTATTAGATAATGATGAGAATTCATTCACCAAAATGTTTATTAATAATCGGAAGAAATCATTACATGGTACGGATGAAGAATCAAATAAAGACGACTCAAAGTATGACATCTATATCCCTAAACATTTTAATATTAAAAATCCAAATCATTTCTTAACGATTGAAAATTTAGTGAATAAGGCCATTGCTGATTTTAATAATAAATTTGAAAACTATTATATCTTTGTCTCTGCAATTATATTGCAGATTCTCATTATTCTATCAAGAGAATATGTCACTACGATTTACCAAACTGATGTGAATACTAAGCACACTGAGAAAGTTTACTTTATTATAGAAAAACTACTAGGTTTTATTAATTCAAATTACCAATCTAAAATCAACGCAGAGATGATTGAAGACCATATGAATTTAAATTACGACTACTTAAACAAACTATTCAAACGTTATATGGATACAACGATTGGAAAGTACATACAGATGAAACGTATTAATGCTGCAAAGACATTAATAAAAGATACCGATTTAAATTTCTCAGATATTGCTTACCTAGTAGGGATCGATGACCCTTATTACTTTAGTAAAGTATTCAAGAAACAAACAGGAGTTTCACCTACAAACTATGCATCCATGACAAGGTTACACGCATAG